The genomic interval TCAGAGAAAGCAGGGCTTATAAACTCGGCCAACGGCCTTCAACCGCCTCCTTGTTCTTCCCTCTGAGCTACGGGGAACGGTGGCTCTGCCATGGCTGAACCATCCTCTGACAACTCTGAAGAAGGCCTGCTCACTGAAGAACCCTGCAGCTCCCTAATGGAGATCTCAGAGTTCTCCAAACCAGAGCCCTGTGATGACGagccaagaaaggaaaagaagacagcTAAGGGCTGCCGTCGCCGTCGCCGTCGCCGTCGGCACTCCTGCCGTATGAACAACTTTGCAAGCTTCGCCACCTATTTCCCTAGAGTGCTGAGGCAAGTACACACAGGACTGAGTCTTTCGCACGAAACTTTAAACATCATGGATTCATTTGTGAAGGATATGTTCGAGCGGATTGCCGAAGAGGCCGGGCGCCTGACCCGCTCCTGCAAGCGCTGTACCATCATGAGTGAGGACATCCAGACAGCTGTGCGTCTTCTGTTGCCTGGGGAGATCGGCAAGTATGCCATGTACGAGGCCACCAAGTCAGTCATCAGGTACAACAGCCGTAGATGAACTGCCTCACAACTATCTGACTATCGCAAACCAGACTTAAGGGTTCTCCCCTTAGGCCCTATATTGAATCTTCCAAACATTTCTACCcccaaatgaaatattaaaatcctCATTAACTTTGCTTCAATATGTGTCGGTTGTGCCATTTGTTCAATGGAAAATCATGTACTTTTTTCTTAACATATTGCAACTCGTCACTTTCCTAAATGGTTATTCCTATTCATGGTTTCTCAGCGATTTTAGGGATCTTTATGGTCAAAATTCTTCCCCTAAAAGTTTCATTGGccgttttcattttcattctcccaTCTAGATTTAGGTGTCATCCAGAGATTTTTATATGGGGTATAGCAACCGATAAAAAATGGTGTGGTCTTCCCGgctggcccagcagtaaagaatccgcctgcagtgcaggagtcacaggagaggcaggttctatccctggctcaaaaagatccctgggaggagggcatggcaaccctctccagtattctttcctggagaatcccatggacagaggagcctggtgggctacagtccatagggtctgcaaagagtcgggcaccacTAAAGCAAggtagcatgcatgcacacaaagagcagtgtatgcatgtatgtgtgctcagtcactcagtcatgtccgactctttctgatcccatggacaggagtccgccaggctcctctctccatgaaatgttccaagcaagaatactgaactgggttgctcTTCCCTACTCCAGGGCTTCTTTCTGACCAAGGGATAGAAGCCctatctctttcatctcctgcactggcagtctgattctttatcactgtaccaGCAGTAGCAGATATAAAAATCACACTTACCCATTCTATTCCTTCAATCCCAATTCAcctccatgtgtaaaataggacTCAAACACAGtgtaaaattcttattttcttaaattctaaAGTTCTGAAATCAAGCACCATATCTTCTGAAATTACCTTATCCAGATTTCTCTGATCCTGTTTTTTGTTTGCAACGtagaacattttgttttgtttttttttttttttcaccagcccaggttgggtgcatgagacaagtgctcgggcctggtgcactgggaagacccagagggatcgggtggagagggaggtgggaggggggactgggatggggaatacttgtaaatccatggctaattcatttcaatgtatgacaaaaactactgtaatgatgtaaagtaattagcctccaactaataaaaataaatggaaaaaaaataaaataaaaaaatcttgaaaaaaaaatcagttctccATATATGTTTGCATCTATTTCtgaatactttattattttccttcaatCTGTTTGTCTACATTGATTCTAATACCACACTTCCTTGATTACTGTAGGTTTATAGTGAGTCTTCAGAAATCTTGGAGTCTTCATCCTTCAACCttactcttcttttctcaaagtTGTTTTTCATAGTCCACGACCTCTGTATTTCCAAATTAACTTCAGAATTTGcccataaatttcttttaaaaaatattttctaggatTTTTATTGGGATTACACTGAATATATAGACCAATTTGGGAGAAGTACCATCTTAACAATACTACATCTTTTGATCCATAAAGACAgttgtctctccatttatttaagttttctttaatttttctgagaAATGTTTTATAGTGTTCAGTGAACAGATCTTGCACATTTTTGAACAAGTTATTCATAAGTATTTCAgactttttgatgctattgtaaagaacactactttgtaaataaaatttccagTTATTGTATTTTCACTGAACTGTCTGCAGCCAAATGTCTCATAATAGCCATTGCAGGAACTTTTTGGTTGAAAGAACAGGCTACTCTAGGATATAAAAACTACCTGATGTGTAACATGCTTTTGACTGTGTTTCTTTATCAGCTTTTAGATGTTATTGGCAATGTGCTGAAACTAAGGAAGAAGATGTCAGAGATAATTCTACAGGACATCTCCAGAAAAATCAGcgactgaaataaaataattatggcAGCTTTCAATTTTCATGCATGTGGTTAAAACTGAACCAGtctatttgtgggttttttcttttttgtggcccAGCAAGTCTTCCTCAGTGAATTCCTGGGTTCTCCAGTAGTGAAACAGACAGGAGAAAGCACATATGTATATGAgcatgtatgtttgtatgtatatgtatattggaGAAGCTAAGAGGAATTTTTATTGGAAGGAAAACTCGAGGTTAATGCTGTGGTCATGTCAGTCCTTTTAACTTCCTGTCACATATTTGGAACAAAATTGGTTGCTGTTTGTTTGCTGGCTTCACTTGGCGAGCATTGTTACCATGGTGACTTAGTGACTGCTGTGGGATTTGATGCAGATTGAACATCATTTTATAATTCTAACCTGAattatttattactattatagTTGTCAAGTGTTGCTTTTCTGATTACCTCATTCCTTTCAGATTTGTTCACTGAAATTTGACTGGAGGTAgagatttctcttttctctatttttttatttatataagtatGACTCATAGATTATCCTATTTTGCTCAAAGGTCTACCATTTGGTgctgtaattatttattttgatgctcaaattgtcccaGAATTGGCCAGCAGAGGCCCCTTTAAGTTGGCTTCTGTGTCCATTTGATGCCTCCTTAGAATTCTTTGAACATGTATTTTTCTCTCTGAGCCTGAGTATCTCCTAATCtgtagaaagaaaattatgattCTCCACCTCAGAGCATCCCTTTGTAGAACTGAGAAGTCTGATTATTACAACCTTCAGCATGTGGCATCTATTAGGCCCTCACCAAATTGCATTTCTCCACTCCAACATTACCTCCTTCATTCTGTTTAGTGTGATGCCTTTGACATTTCCATAATAGCATGTCTACTGGAGAGAATACTTGGACATGTAACGTAGACAGGGATAAGGGCACATGTCCATGATGTGAGAGCCTCAGTGTCACTGCTGTGTATGGAGGAAAAGCATCAC from Odocoileus virginianus isolate 20LAN1187 ecotype Illinois unplaced genomic scaffold, Ovbor_1.2 Unplaced_Contig_37, whole genome shotgun sequence carries:
- the LOC110127625 gene encoding histone H2B 1/2, translated to MAEPSSDNSEEGLLTEEPCSSLMEISEFSKPEPCDDEPRKEKKTAKGCRRRRRRRRHSCRMNNFASFATYFPRVLRQVHTGLSLSHETLNIMDSFVKDMFERIAEEAGRLTRSCKRCTIMSEDIQTAVRLLLPGEIGKYAMYEATKSVIRYNSRR